The sequence below is a genomic window from Streptomyces sudanensis.
GTTCGATCCCCATGGCATCCCCGCTCGGCGGAAGGCCGTCCCCGGTGGGCACGGGCGCGCGGCGCCGCGAAGCTCCCGATCGCTCCGCACGTAGTACTCCAGCCGTAGATCGTGGCCTTGCTGGTGGAGGCCGGGTCCGGGCATGGGTACGGCCACCCGTGGTCACCAGGGTGTGAAGACATCAGAACAGCTGGTGGCCGCGGGTCGCCGCATGGATCGTGACCGCTGGCAGCACACAACGTCGGTCAGGCGCTTTCGCCGCTTGCGGACGCCCCTCGGGTCCAAAGCGCCGCCCCGGTCCCGGGGCACGGCGATCCTGACCGGCCGACGTCGGCCGGCGCCGTCCACCCCGCTCGCCGTTGCGGGACGTGCCGCCGTTCTTCCTGGCCGGATCGCGCTTGTCGTGGCCGAGATGATCGGTCGTGCCGCCTTCGAACATCGAGTCCGGCAGCCGCTTGGCCGGCCGCTCCCGCCGGTCGACTGCGGGCTCCCGCCTGTGCAGAGGTCACCGTCTCGACAGCCGCGTTCGCACCGCTCGCGCAATGCGTCCTCCACGATCGGAAACAACACCGAACGATTTATCGTTCGCGCAGTTCCCACGGTCTTGCACCGAAGATTTATGGCCTCTCCCCGCCCCTTGCGTTGTGGCGGGCGGCGCCGGGCCGGGTAGACGCCGGGGGTAGTGTGGATTTTGTGATCAATGTCTTTCGGGGGATTCTGTGATGCCGATCAGGCATGTGGTGTTACCGCTGGCCTTCTGGGTGGCTGCGGTGCCGTGGCTGCTGGCCACGGCGACGGGTGCGCTGTGGGGATTCTCGACGGGATCGGACGGACTGTTCCTCACGTTCGGTACCCGGATGGCGTTGGTGCCGGTGTTGCTGATCGGTGAGGTCGTCGGCGTGGTGGCGGCCTTCCGACGCCATGACGGTCTGCGCTCCGACTTCTGGCCGGGAGCCGGGCTGGCATTCGCCCTTCTGGCGTTGTTCACGGTGATGGCGGTGGCCGCGACGTGGGGCGAGTGGGGCGGGATACTGCTGATCTGGGCTCTGTACACCGGATACGTGTTCTTCGTTTTCGTCTTCGGCGGGCTCGCCTGGAAGAAGGTCTTCGCCTGAGGATCGGCGCGCAACCGCCGGTCACGAGTGAGGCGATTTCGGTGTGGCCGGTGCGGTCACGGGGCCGGAGCCATTCCGAATCGACCCGTTCGCCCCGCTGGGTGCCCGTCGGTTCGGCGAGCCGGTCACCGCGTTGCGACGGGAAGGCGCGGACCCGGCCCGTAAAGGCCGGACCCGAGGGTTGTCCCGTATTCCGGTGCGGAGGCCGGTGGGCCGCCGCCCACGGGCCGGCTTGTCTGGTTCTGGGGCGACTCACCGCCTCGACCCGGCTCGTCGGGCCGAACCGGACCCGGGCGAGCGACCACGAGAGTCACGGAACACGTGCCGGGGCGGATGATCCGCAGCAGCCGCCGCCCTTCGTCGCCGTCGATCTCCCGCACCCGTACGCGTTCCGCCATCCCAGCCCCCAGGTCCGTCAGCTGTGACTGGTGTCGATGACGCAGAAGCGGCTGCCCTCGGGATCGGCGAGCACGACAAAGTCAGCATCGTCCGGATAAAGGTCCCAGTCGACGCGTTCAGCGCCCAGGGAGATCAGTCGCGCCACTTCGGCTTCCTGATCGGCGGCGTCGCCGGCATAGAGGTCGAGGTGGATTCTCGGGTGTTCCTGCACGGGCGTCGTACTGAGGCCGAGGGCCAGTGCGGCACCGGAGCCGTGGGGCGGCACCAGTACCGCCCAGTCGTCCTTCACCTCACCATCGCGAGGGACATAGCCCAGTGCCCGACTCCAGAACTCCGCGGCCCGCCGCACATCAGCGGCCCCCATCACGATTGTTCCGATGCTCAGCATCCGCCGATTCTGGCAGACACCGACAAACCCACGGCGCGGACCGCATCCCAACCACGAGGCGAACGTTGCCTGATACGGCACTAGCACTCGTTCAGGCCGATGGCGGGGATCGGATCCGTACTCACGATCCTCGCCGGAACATTGCCCCAGGGCTCGTCCCTCTTCTTGAATTCCACCCAGTACCAGACCTCGCCGTCTTCGCTCCTCCCCCAGCACACGAAGAGGGTTTCGGGGCCGAGCGGCGGGGCGGCGCGGGACGCGCGGTCGCGGTGGCTGTACGTCGTGATCCCCGCCGTACCCGTGCAGTAGAGGCCGTGGTCCAAGCGGATCTCGCATCGGGGGGAACCGGCGGACGCGTCGGCGTCCGGTGCGCCCGGCTCACCCTCAGTCGTGTCGTGCGCGGAAGGCGTGACGACAGGACCGGTCTTCTGCGGTGTTCCGTCGCCGGCCCGTCCGTCCTTACCGACCCATACGGAAGTGGCGGTGGTGACGACGCTGAACACCCCTCCGATGGAGGTCGTGAGCACAGCTGTGACGAGAGCGACCTTGCCGGCCTCGCTCAGACCGCCGAACCACCTCCGTAACCTGCGGGTGCGCGATCGCCGTGGGAGTGGGGGCTCCGGCCCGGCACTCGAGTCGGGACGCGAGTCGGAGGTCGGGGCGGGGGACGGGTCGGGGCCACTGTGCGGAGATGGCGATGCCGAGGACAACGAAGCCTCCCGGACTGTCCGTTGACTGGCGGGGCCCAAACAGTAGGGGATCCGGGTGACCACGGCCACAAGGCGAGGTCGGAGCACGAAAGGCCTGTTGACGAAGACCGGGGCACGTATCGAATCGTGGCCACCGGTCGGCCCGGGTGAGATCTTCCACCCAGGTCGTCGAAGCGCGGGAATGCAGGCCGGCGAAGTTGCCGGGGAGTGGCTGCCGGGAGTGGCTGTCGGGGTCTTTCCGTATCGGGGGGCGATTCCTCGCCATGCCTTGAGCCTTCCGAATCCGCCGGTCTCACCCGCGCCGTACAAGAGGGTTCATCGGATCGGCCCGTGTCACACGGGCACATGCCGCAGATTGATCACGGCTCGACGAGCGCCCCAAGCATCGTCCCGTACGTTCCGCCCTCCCCCCTGGGCCGGGGACCTGGTCCTCGGTGACGCCACGCGGCACCGTCCGTCCCTCCTCGGGCTGGTCCTCGGCCTGAACGTCCGGATGCTCGGCCCGCGCCTGGAGGTCCACGCGGGCGGTGACCTCACGGGCCTCCACCGCCGGGGTGCCGCCATGGGCCGTGGTCCGGTCCGACGTGGGCGGACGGCGCTCGGTGCCCTCCCGGAGGCGCCGCTCACCCGCCCACGATCGCGCTGTCGTCATCGCGCTGTCGTCCCTTTCGGCCGCATCTCGGCTGACTCCTCAGGGAGGACGCGCGTCGCCCGGCCCTCCGCGGCGAGGACCGGGCGACGCATTCACGGCGGAACTACGGCGCCGAGGTGGCCTTGTCGCTCCGTGGCCACTCGAAGAGGACGCGTGCCGGGCCGGGATCCATCCGCACCGGTGCGTAGTCGAGTTCCCTCGTGCTCGCACACCCCGCGGTCAGCGCCGACAGCGACGCGATGGCGACCGCGAGGGCCAGGACCTTCACTCCGGAGGCGGCGCGGCGGCCGACCGCGCTCCGCACGTCAGCCATGCCGCACCCCGCCGTACCCCGCCCGGCGACCGCATCGGCCCGGTCTTCGCTGCTCAACGAGTGGTCCCCCCAGTGGTCGGCATGGCGCTCGGAACCGCTGCCCACGGCATCGGCGCCGAAGGCCCCAGCGGAGGGGGCG
It includes:
- a CDS encoding VOC family protein, which gives rise to MLSIGTIVMGAADVRRAAEFWSRALGYVPRDGEVKDDWAVLVPPHGSGAALALGLSTTPVQEHPRIHLDLYAGDAADQEAEVARLISLGAERVDWDLYPDDADFVVLADPEGSRFCVIDTSHS